A genomic window from Sporosarcina sp. Marseille-Q4063 includes:
- the treP gene encoding PTS system trehalose-specific EIIBC component: MEFSKEAKQIIEAVGGKDNIAAVTHCVTRLRFALNDESKVDSEALSDLKIVKGTFSANGQYQVVIGQGTVDKVFAAMNKESGIGESSKDEVKEAASKKQNPLQRAIKTLADIFIPILPAIVTAGLLMGINNILTNKGIFYKTQSIIDVHTQWASVADMINIIANTAFVFLPALIGWSAVKRFGGSEILGVVLGLILVHPDLLNAWAYGEALAGDGIPTWNLFGLEINKIGYQGQVLPVLFASWILAKLEIGLRKRVIDSLQLLVVAPIALLVTGVLTFIIIGPITFVIGNFITDGLVAIFDSYALIGGLVYGAIYAPLVITGMHHTFLAVDLQLIGSTGSTFLWPILALSNIAQGSAAFAMMLATRDDRLRGLSGTSGISAWLGITEPAMFGVNLRFRYPFIAAIIGSSIAAAFITFQKVLATSIGVGGVPGIFSIIPNGWVSFIIGMVIVIIVPFVITFLIAKRKKD; encoded by the coding sequence ATGGAATTTTCGAAAGAAGCCAAACAGATAATCGAAGCTGTTGGTGGGAAAGATAATATTGCAGCCGTTACACATTGTGTCACTCGGCTACGATTTGCTTTGAATGATGAGTCAAAAGTGGACTCGGAGGCATTGAGTGATTTAAAAATTGTCAAAGGAACATTTTCAGCGAACGGACAATATCAAGTTGTCATTGGACAAGGAACAGTCGATAAAGTCTTTGCAGCAATGAACAAAGAGAGCGGGATAGGGGAATCTTCAAAAGATGAAGTGAAAGAAGCCGCCTCTAAAAAACAAAATCCATTGCAACGTGCTATTAAAACGTTAGCAGATATATTCATACCAATTTTACCAGCCATCGTTACAGCTGGATTATTAATGGGAATCAACAACATTCTTACGAATAAAGGAATTTTCTATAAAACACAATCCATTATTGACGTGCATACGCAATGGGCTAGCGTAGCTGATATGATTAATATCATCGCGAATACCGCCTTCGTCTTTTTACCTGCCTTAATCGGTTGGTCGGCAGTTAAACGATTTGGCGGAAGTGAAATATTAGGGGTCGTTTTAGGGCTGATATTAGTTCATCCTGACTTACTGAATGCATGGGCTTATGGTGAAGCGCTAGCTGGAGATGGTATTCCGACATGGAATCTCTTCGGTTTAGAAATTAATAAAATTGGTTATCAAGGTCAAGTCTTACCTGTATTATTTGCATCTTGGATACTAGCTAAACTAGAAATCGGGCTTAGAAAACGCGTTATCGATTCATTGCAATTATTGGTCGTTGCGCCAATCGCTTTACTAGTAACAGGTGTTTTAACATTTATCATTATCGGTCCGATCACATTCGTCATTGGTAATTTTATTACCGACGGTTTAGTAGCAATCTTTGATTCGTATGCATTAATTGGCGGATTGGTATATGGAGCAATTTATGCGCCATTGGTTATAACGGGTATGCACCATACGTTCCTGGCAGTAGATTTACAGTTAATCGGAAGTACTGGTTCAACATTCTTATGGCCAATACTGGCTTTATCAAATATTGCACAAGGATCTGCCGCATTTGCGATGATGCTTGCAACGAGAGATGATAGATTGCGCGGTCTATCCGGGACATCTGGAATTTCCGCATGGCTCGGTATTACGGAACCCGCGATGTTCGGTGTTAACTTACGGTTCAGATATCCGTTTATAGCGGCTATCATCGGTTCATCCATTGCAGCTGCATTTATCACTTTCCAGAAAGTGCTCGCAACTTCCATTGGTGTTGGCGGGGTCCCTGGAATATTCTCGATAATTCCGAATGGCTGGGTTTCATTCATCATTGGAATGGTTATTGTTATCATTGTTCCATTCGTAATCACATTTTTGATCGCAAAACGGAAGAAAGACTAA